A single region of the Microbulbifer sp. MKSA007 genome encodes:
- a CDS encoding D-Ala-D-Ala carboxypeptidase family metallohydrolase: MFQNDYFTESELACRCCGKNHFKDETLKRLIRVRERFGKPMIINSGYRCPAHNARLNATMTHATGQAVDVQVALGRAYRLIQIAQEEGFTGIGVKQKGAIGKRFLHLDDLEAIPGELTRPTVWSY; the protein is encoded by the coding sequence ATGTTCCAAAACGACTACTTCACAGAGTCGGAGTTGGCCTGTCGTTGTTGTGGCAAAAATCATTTCAAAGATGAAACGCTAAAGCGTCTGATTAGAGTTAGAGAGCGCTTCGGCAAGCCAATGATTATTAACTCTGGCTATCGCTGCCCAGCACATAACGCCCGGTTAAATGCCACTATGACCCACGCCACCGGGCAAGCTGTTGATGTTCAAGTGGCACTAGGCCGAGCCTATCGGTTAATCCAAATCGCTCAAGAGGAAGGGTTTACTGGTATAGGAGTTAAGCAAAAGGGCGCTATCGGTAAGCGATTCCTCCACCTGGATGACCTTGAAGCAATACCTGGCGAACTAACCCGGCCCACAGTCTGGAGCTACTAA
- a CDS encoding 3TM-type holin — MISAISNLLGKVIDKAFPDKTEANRLKAQVDSQLISMDLEELKAATQVITAEASGESWLQRNWRPVTMLTFVGLIVFHWLGWTAPNLSEEQTLVLLEIVKIGLGGYVVGRSAEKAMKAWKQS; from the coding sequence ATGATTTCAGCTATATCAAATCTACTCGGCAAGGTCATAGACAAAGCATTCCCAGATAAGACAGAAGCCAACCGCCTAAAAGCTCAGGTTGACTCTCAGCTGATTTCAATGGACCTGGAAGAGCTAAAGGCGGCAACTCAGGTAATAACGGCAGAAGCCTCGGGGGAGTCATGGCTACAGAGAAACTGGCGGCCAGTAACAATGCTCACGTTCGTCGGGCTGATTGTATTTCATTGGCTAGGCTGGACAGCTCCAAATCTGAGCGAGGAGCAAACCCTGGTACTGCTAGAGATAGTAAAAATCGGCCTCGGAGGTTATGTCGTGGGGCGAAGCGCTGAGAAAGCAATGAAGGCTTGGAAGCAATCATGA